In Desulfuribacillus alkaliarsenatis, the following proteins share a genomic window:
- a CDS encoding secondary thiamine-phosphate synthase enzyme YjbQ codes for MIFEISIKSKYQSDFIDITSRIQKMLADSNVLSGVCVIYVPHTTAGITINENADPDVVSDMVEYFNQNVPWNNNYKHMEGNSAAHIKASILGSSVTVIIDNGKLKLGTWQGIYFAEFDGPRSRKIFVKVV; via the coding sequence ATGATTTTTGAGATATCAATAAAATCAAAGTACCAATCTGATTTCATCGATATAACTAGTAGAATACAAAAAATGTTAGCTGATAGTAATGTTTTATCAGGAGTGTGTGTGATTTATGTTCCTCATACGACTGCAGGAATAACTATAAATGAAAATGCCGACCCTGATGTGGTTAGTGATATGGTTGAATATTTCAACCAGAATGTACCATGGAACAATAATTATAAGCATATGGAAGGCAATTCTGCTGCACATATTAAGGCTAGTATCCTAGGTAGTAGTGTTACTGTCATTATTGATAACGGTAAGTTAAAGCTGGGTACTTGGCAAGGAATTTACTTCGCTGAATTCGATGGTCCAAGGAGCCGAAAGATATTTGTGAAAGTAGTATAG